A stretch of DNA from Campylobacter gracilis:
CTACGCAACAAAATTCTCATTACTTTGGGCTTTCTTTTTGCCTATAGGTTGCTAGCTTACGTGCCAGTTCCGGGAGTGGACGTTGAGGTTATAAAGCAATTTTTTCAAAACAATAGCAACAACGCTTTTGGAATGTTTAATATGTTTAGCGGTAACGCGGCGGAGCGATTCAGCGTTATCTCGCTAGGCATCATGCCTTATATTACCGCTTCGATCATTATGGAGCTGCTCGCCGCAACCTTTCCAAATTTAGGCAAACTCAAAAAAGAGCGCGACGGTATGCAGAAATATATGCAGATCATCCGATATGCTACAATCGCAATCGCTATGGTTCAATCCATCGGTGTTAGCATCGGCTTGCAGGGCATCCACGGACAGACCGGAGCGCCTGCGATAATGGCCGAAAATACCAACGAGTTTGTTTTCATCTCGTGCATTTCGATGCTGGCAGGCACCATGCTTTTGATGTGGATCGGCGAGCAGATTACGCAGCGCGGCGTCGGTAACGGCACTAGCCTTATTATCTTTGCAGGTATCGTAAGCGCCATCCCTAGAGCGATCGGAAGTACCGTAAATTTAGTAAATACCGGCGAAATGAACGTTTTAAAGCTAATCGCGATCTTGCTAATTATCCTGGCTACTATCGGAGCAATTTTATATGTGGAGCTAGGCGAACGCAGGATCCCCGTTTCATTTTCGCGCAAGGTATTGATGGCGAATCAAAACAAGCGCATTATGAATTACGTGCCGATCAAGCTAAATTTAAGTGGCGTCATTCCGCCTATTTTTGCAAGCGCGATTTTGATGTTTCCGACTACAATTTTACAGGCAAGCACCAATCCGATCATCCAAAAGATCCACGATTTCCTTAGCCCTAGCAATTACTTCTTTAACTTTTTGACCTTTGTGTTGGTTATATTTTTCGCTTATTTTTATGCGTCAATTGCTTTTAATTCCAAGGACATTAGTGAAAATTTAAAGAAGCAGGGCGGATTTATCCCGGGCATTCGTCCGGGTGAGGGAACGGCGAGCTTTTTAAACGAAGTTGCTAGCCGCCTTACGTTTTGGGGCTCGATCTATCTCGGGCTAGTAACCGTCATCCCGTGGCTGCTCGTTAAATTTATGGGTGTGCCGTTTTATTTCGGCGGCACTAGCGTGCTGATCGTCGTCTCCGTCGCTCTTGATACGATGAGGCGCATCGAAGCGCAGATCTATATGAACAAATATCAGACTCTAAGTGCGGTCGGGTTATAAATGGCGATTTTGCTTAAAACAAAAAAAGATTTAGAGGGGCTTCGTGCAGCGAACAAGATCGTTGCGCAGGCCCTTGATTACGCAGCTTCTTTTATAAAACCTGGTCTTAGCCTGCTCGAAGTCGATAAAAAGATCGACGATTTCATCACCTCTAAGGGTGCGTACCCGGCTTTTAAAGGGCTATACGGCTTTCCAAACGCCGCCTGCCTCTCGTTAAATGAAGTCATCATCCATGGAATCCCAGACGAGACGATCCTGCAAGAGGGCGATATCTTAGGCGTCGATCTGGGCTCGAAGCTAAATGGATATTTCGGCGACAGCGCACGCACCCTGCCCGTCGGTAAAATTTCAAAAGCCGACGAAGATCTCATCGCATGCAGCAAGGATACGCTGGAGTTTGCCATCAAAACGATCAGGGTAGGGATGCACTTCAAAGAGCTAAGCTTCGAGATCGAGAAATTTATCCGTGCGCGCGGCTTCGTGCCGCTATACGGCTTCTGCGGTCACGGCATCGGCAAGCACCCGCACGAAGAGCCTGAGATCCCAAATTATTTGGAGGGCAACAATCCAAAATCAGGCCCCAAAATCAAAAACGGTATGGTCTTTTGCATCGAGCCGATGATCTGCCAAAAGGACGGCACGCCGGTCATCGCCGAGGATAAATGGAGCACGAGAAGCAAGGATGGGCTTCGCACTAGCCATTACGAGCATTGCATGGCGGTTTTCGACGATAAGGTAGAAGTCCTAAGCGTTGCGTAGAATTTCCGCGCAAAAGCTGGCTCAGCCTAGTTAAAATTTTTTCGCTTTGCCGGTGCGAAATTCCGCCCGCGATTAGCTTTCGACAATTTTATATCGCTCGTGCCATAGAATTTTACCTCAGCCGCTTCGTGTATAAATTTTATCCAAAGGAAACCTATCGCACTAGAAATTTTAAAATCTATTGCGACGGTTTGCAGTCTAGCCGTAAAATTTTAAGGGTTAGGTTTTAGTTCGTGCTTTCTGTTTTTAAAGCCTCGTCTTGTAGTTTCGCTCATAGATTCGCTTTCAATTAAAATTTAGCCTTAAAATTCCGTCGCCCAATTCTACTACCCCCCGCCCGTATCTTTAAAATTTAGCTGTAAAATTTGAAACGTAAAAGCGCGCAAGTAAGCGAGCTCAAAGCTTTAAGCGGCTAAGATTGCGCCTTGATTTTAAAGCGAAAACATGTCGCGCTACGCAGAGTGCGCGTCGTCGCGTCTCTTCGTACAAGGCAGGAAATATAAAATGAGAGAAAAATTTTATGTAGCGCTAGCAAATATAGGCGGGCTTATGGCGCGGACGAAAGTGGGCGAGCTCGTGGCGCGCTTGCTTATGAAAATCGACCGCGGCTTTTTTACCGCACTGCGCGAACGTCCCATATGGAGAGTGTTTTGGCTTAGCACGGCGCTATGCTTGCTCGCGTGCTGGGCTAAGATACATTATCAGATTAACGGACCCATCTTTGCCTACATCGCCGAGAGTTTTCCGGTAGTATTTATCGTAAATTTGCTCATCTTTCACCTCTGCTACTTGCTTAGCGGGCGATTTTTTAAGCTCGTTTCGGTTGTGCTACTGGTACTAATTACGCTGATTGCGAGCGTGGCTTTATTTTTGATCGTAAATTTCGACTCAAGCTTCAACGTCGTGGCGATTGACGCGCTTGTGCATACCGACGCGGCCGAGACGAGCGAGTTTATTTCGCAGTTTCTTAACTTTGCAACGATTTTATACCTAGCGGTGCTACTTGGCTGCATCTTTGCGGCGCTAAGAGCAGGGCGGAGAAAGGAGGAGCAAACGCATAGCGGTCTAAGATTGCTGTTAGCGGCGATTTATCTCATTTACGGAACGATCTTTTGCGCGGATATTGCTGTCAAAGCTTCCCAGGGCAAGCAGGGCTATATAACCAAGCTATCGCAATACGTCCCGCTGGAGTTTGCCTTTACGATAAAAGATTATCTGAGCGATAAGAATTTCATTACCGATATGCGCGAAGTGCAGCTCGGATATGAAGAGGCCAAGCGCGCGAACGAAAGCGTTTTAAAAGGCGGCGCAAATTCAGATCCGCAAGGCGCCGCCTTGGATTCTGCGTCTGAAAATTCCGCTCCCGCATCAAGCGCTCAGGCGCAAAACTACGGCGCAAATTTTAATTCTACGTTCGCTTCAGGCACTGAGCCGCAAAGCTCGAGCGAGACTTTAAATTCTACGCCGCAAAGCCCCAGCGCGATCTTAAATTCCAAAAATCCTGAGGCCGCTACAAACCCCGCCTTGCAAAAGTCTCGCGTCAAAAATATCATTCTAATAATAGGCGAGAGCTTGCAGCGCGGGCATATGTCGCTCTATGGCTACGACGTTAAAAATACGCCGCTTTTAGAGAAGCTCGAAGCAAGCGGCAATCTGATAAAATTTAGCGATACAATCTCGCCTTACGGCACGACTAATCAGGTGCTGATGCGGCTTTTAAATTTCAGCGATTACGAAAGCGAGCGCAAAAGGGCTTGGTTTCGCAACCTTAGCATCATTGATATGTTTAAGCTAAGTGGCTACCGCACCTTTTGGATCAGCAATCAAGAGGCTTTCGGCGCACATGCGCTAAGCGCTAAAAGTGCCGCCGATCGCGCGGACGCGGAATCCTTCCTCTCAAAGAGCAATCTTTATGAAACCGTCCGCATCAAGCCCGACGGAGTACTGCTTCCGCTCATAAACCGGGCGAAAGCGGGGCAGAGCGAGCGAAACTTCTACGTGATCCATCTTATCGGTAGCCACATGGATTACAGCCTGCGATATCCCGAGGGATTTGGTAAGTTTAGCGCGGCGGACGTAAAGGCAAAACTTACTGCCAAGCAGAAAGATGTCGTCGCATATTACGACAACAGCGTGCTTTACAACGATTTTGTCATAAATGAAATTTTTAAAATTTTTTCGGGTGATGACAGCCTCATCGTCTATCTTAGCGATCACGGCGAAAATTTATACGAAAACGGGCGCCTTGGGCACGGCATGGAGAGCCGCTTTACTTACGAAATCCCGCTGCTTTTCATAGCCTCGCGCGAGTTTTTGAGCGATCATGCTACGCTATGGCAGAGGCTGGCTGCGGCGAAAGATAAGCCTTTTATGAGCGATGATTTAGCGCATCTGCTAGCAGATATCATCGGTGTCGCGCCGCTTGAGTTTGACGAGCACAAAAGCCCGATACGAGCGGATTTTAATGCTTCACGCAAGCGAATTGCTAACGGAGCCGATTATGACGAGA
This window harbors:
- the map gene encoding type I methionyl aminopeptidase, coding for MAILLKTKKDLEGLRAANKIVAQALDYAASFIKPGLSLLEVDKKIDDFITSKGAYPAFKGLYGFPNAACLSLNEVIIHGIPDETILQEGDILGVDLGSKLNGYFGDSARTLPVGKISKADEDLIACSKDTLEFAIKTIRVGMHFKELSFEIEKFIRARGFVPLYGFCGHGIGKHPHEEPEIPNYLEGNNPKSGPKIKNGMVFCIEPMICQKDGTPVIAEDKWSTRSKDGLRTSHYEHCMAVFDDKVEVLSVA
- a CDS encoding phosphoethanolamine transferase gives rise to the protein MREKFYVALANIGGLMARTKVGELVARLLMKIDRGFFTALRERPIWRVFWLSTALCLLACWAKIHYQINGPIFAYIAESFPVVFIVNLLIFHLCYLLSGRFFKLVSVVLLVLITLIASVALFLIVNFDSSFNVVAIDALVHTDAAETSEFISQFLNFATILYLAVLLGCIFAALRAGRRKEEQTHSGLRLLLAAIYLIYGTIFCADIAVKASQGKQGYITKLSQYVPLEFAFTIKDYLSDKNFITDMREVQLGYEEAKRANESVLKGGANSDPQGAALDSASENSAPASSAQAQNYGANFNSTFASGTEPQSSSETLNSTPQSPSAILNSKNPEAATNPALQKSRVKNIILIIGESLQRGHMSLYGYDVKNTPLLEKLEASGNLIKFSDTISPYGTTNQVLMRLLNFSDYESERKRAWFRNLSIIDMFKLSGYRTFWISNQEAFGAHALSAKSAADRADAESFLSKSNLYETVRIKPDGVLLPLINRAKAGQSERNFYVIHLIGSHMDYSLRYPEGFGKFSAADVKAKLTAKQKDVVAYYDNSVLYNDFVINEIFKIFSGDDSLIVYLSDHGENLYENGRLGHGMESRFTYEIPLLFIASREFLSDHATLWQRLAAAKDKPFMSDDLAHLLADIIGVAPLEFDEHKSPIRADFNASRKRIANGADYDEKLKNTKGYEFE
- the secY gene encoding preprotein translocase subunit SecY is translated as MNKSLRNKILITLGFLFAYRLLAYVPVPGVDVEVIKQFFQNNSNNAFGMFNMFSGNAAERFSVISLGIMPYITASIIMELLAATFPNLGKLKKERDGMQKYMQIIRYATIAIAMVQSIGVSIGLQGIHGQTGAPAIMAENTNEFVFISCISMLAGTMLLMWIGEQITQRGVGNGTSLIIFAGIVSAIPRAIGSTVNLVNTGEMNVLKLIAILLIILATIGAILYVELGERRIPVSFSRKVLMANQNKRIMNYVPIKLNLSGVIPPIFASAILMFPTTILQASTNPIIQKIHDFLSPSNYFFNFLTFVLVIFFAYFYASIAFNSKDISENLKKQGGFIPGIRPGEGTASFLNEVASRLTFWGSIYLGLVTVIPWLLVKFMGVPFYFGGTSVLIVVSVALDTMRRIEAQIYMNKYQTLSAVGL